The Methanoculleus marisnigri JR1 genome window below encodes:
- the proS gene encoding proline--tRNA ligase yields MEEDTGALPRKENFSEWYNDILWRAEIMDVRYPVKGLYVWYPHGFGIRKRAYGVLRDLMDRDHAETMFPLLIPKTEFMKEAEHIKGFEDEVYWVTHGGRNELDVPLALRPTSETAIYPMYALWIRSHTDLPLRLYQVVNTFRYETKHTRPLIRLREITSFKEAHTVHATREEAAAQVETAIALYREFYDTLRVPVILSRRPAWDKFPGADYTIAADTIMPDGKTLQIGTVHMLGDHFSRTYAITYEDANGEQQYAYQTCYGISERSIAAVVSVHGDDKGLVLPPEVAPLEVVIVPIIVGKRRDEVLASAAALEAELRGAGFAVKLDARDMRPGAKYYHWEMRGVPLRVEVGPRDIDANTVVAVARTGKKTTLDRRGVVEGITSVLAEFGEDLSQAARQAMAARITAAETLEETAEAVKSGVAVVHWCGSQECAEKIEAAVDASIIGSDIRSDLIAVSDGPCVACGGEGTSALVARTY; encoded by the coding sequence ATGGAAGAAGATACAGGAGCACTTCCCCGGAAAGAGAATTTTTCCGAGTGGTACAACGATATTCTCTGGCGAGCCGAGATCATGGACGTCCGTTACCCGGTCAAGGGGCTGTACGTCTGGTATCCCCACGGGTTCGGCATCCGGAAGCGTGCATACGGGGTACTCCGGGACCTGATGGACCGCGATCACGCTGAGACGATGTTTCCGCTCCTCATCCCGAAGACCGAGTTCATGAAGGAGGCCGAGCACATCAAGGGCTTCGAGGACGAGGTCTACTGGGTCACTCACGGGGGCAGGAACGAGCTTGACGTGCCGCTCGCTCTCCGGCCGACGAGCGAGACCGCCATCTACCCGATGTATGCCCTCTGGATCCGGTCGCACACGGATCTGCCCCTGAGACTCTATCAGGTCGTCAATACGTTCCGCTACGAGACGAAGCACACCCGCCCGCTCATCCGCCTCCGGGAGATCACGTCGTTTAAGGAGGCGCATACCGTGCACGCGACGCGGGAGGAGGCGGCGGCGCAGGTCGAGACCGCGATCGCCCTCTACCGGGAGTTCTACGACACCCTCCGCGTCCCGGTGATCCTCTCCCGCCGCCCGGCCTGGGACAAGTTCCCCGGCGCCGACTACACCATCGCGGCCGATACCATCATGCCCGACGGCAAAACGCTCCAGATAGGGACGGTGCACATGCTCGGCGACCACTTCTCCCGCACCTACGCCATCACCTACGAGGACGCGAACGGCGAGCAGCAGTACGCCTACCAGACTTGCTACGGCATCTCCGAACGGTCGATTGCGGCCGTCGTCAGCGTCCACGGCGACGACAAGGGGCTCGTGCTGCCGCCGGAGGTTGCGCCGCTTGAGGTCGTCATCGTGCCGATCATCGTCGGGAAACGGCGCGACGAGGTGCTCGCGTCGGCCGCGGCGCTTGAAGCGGAGCTCCGCGGCGCCGGGTTCGCCGTGAAACTCGATGCCCGGGATATGCGCCCGGGCGCGAAGTACTACCACTGGGAGATGCGCGGCGTCCCGCTGCGGGTCGAGGTCGGGCCGCGGGATATCGACGCGAACACGGTCGTCGCCGTCGCCCGCACGGGCAAAAAGACCACGCTCGACCGCCGGGGCGTTGTCGAGGGGATCACCTCCGTCCTTGCAGAGTTCGGGGAGGATCTCTCGCAGGCGGCGCGGCAGGCGATGGCCGCCCGGATAACCGCCGCCGAGACGCTCGAGGAGACCGCCGAGGCGGTGAAGAGCGGGGTTGCGGTCGTTCACTGGTGCGGATCACAGGAGTGCGCAGAAAAGATTGAGGCGGCGGTGGATGCGAGCATCATCGGCTCCGACATCCGCTCGGACCTGATCGCCGTCTCGGACGGGCCGTGCGTCGCCTGCGGCGGCGAAGGCACGTCCGCCCTGGTTGCCCGGACCTACTGA
- a CDS encoding stage II sporulation protein M, with product MSETSLARATIFAGALFAVSIGIGIVAVVRDPGIGAQAVTLFNEQVVGQLLSDSPPVLAGKLFLNNLAACLLLFLGGASLGVVTMLILSVNGLLIGALTELVRQQQGMLFIAAALVPHGIFEIPAFLIAGGLGLLLGKELVAEWHGTGDAAAEALPLARLFLRIVVPLLAVAAVVEAFITPAILSMIA from the coding sequence ATGTCTGAGACCTCGCTCGCCCGGGCCACGATCTTCGCAGGCGCCCTCTTTGCCGTCTCTATCGGCATCGGCATCGTTGCCGTGGTCCGCGACCCGGGCATAGGTGCACAGGCCGTGACTCTCTTCAACGAGCAGGTGGTGGGCCAGCTCCTCTCCGACTCCCCGCCCGTCCTTGCCGGGAAACTTTTCCTGAACAACCTGGCTGCCTGCCTCCTCCTCTTCCTCGGGGGAGCCTCCCTCGGCGTGGTCACGATGCTGATCCTCTCGGTCAACGGACTGTTGATCGGTGCATTGACGGAACTCGTGCGGCAGCAGCAGGGTATGCTCTTCATCGCGGCGGCGCTCGTCCCCCACGGCATCTTCGAGATCCCCGCCTTCCTCATCGCGGGGGGCCTCGGTCTCCTCCTCGGGAAGGAACTCGTCGCCGAATGGCACGGCACGGGCGATGCCGCTGCAGAAGCCCTGCCTCTCGCCCGGCTTTTTCTCCGGATAGTCGTCCCGCTCCTCGCGGTTGCCGCGGTCGTAGAGGCATTTATTACGCCGGCAATCCTAAGTATGATAGCTTAA
- a CDS encoding DUF63 family protein — translation MIREFLYKYYIDPIRYGEAYTLVDTLTYALILIAAVYLVYRGLRRYRIAVDEELVLATLPFVVLGGLLRVVEDTGMITSDLRFLLITPLIFFSIFAVAAIALFAGKLAENAGLVSRYSRLYGGVGIAACLVAASALVWFGLTEATIALDVLAVILVFASVTSLALWAFLVYVLKWDYASNILYKLLIFGHMLDASATSYGIDIHPVGYVEQHVVGAALIDATGTAFSMFLLKVAVLIPAVYILEMYRREGDPGLWHLILLAMIVVGMAPGIRDLARMVLHV, via the coding sequence ATGATTAGGGAGTTCCTCTACAAATACTACATCGATCCAATCCGTTACGGCGAAGCGTATACGCTCGTCGATACGCTGACCTACGCCCTGATCCTCATCGCAGCGGTCTATCTCGTCTATCGGGGACTCCGGCGGTACCGGATTGCCGTCGACGAAGAGCTGGTGCTTGCAACCCTGCCCTTCGTCGTCCTCGGGGGGCTTCTCCGGGTCGTCGAGGATACCGGGATGATCACCTCCGATCTCCGGTTCCTCCTGATCACGCCCCTGATCTTCTTTTCGATCTTTGCGGTTGCGGCGATCGCTCTCTTTGCCGGGAAACTCGCGGAGAACGCCGGGCTCGTCTCCCGCTACAGCCGCCTCTACGGGGGCGTCGGGATCGCCGCCTGCCTCGTGGCCGCTTCAGCGCTCGTCTGGTTCGGTCTTACCGAAGCGACGATCGCGCTCGACGTCCTCGCCGTCATCCTGGTGTTTGCCTCTGTTACGTCGCTCGCCCTCTGGGCATTCCTCGTTTACGTGCTGAAGTGGGATTACGCCTCGAACATCCTCTACAAACTCCTCATCTTCGGCCACATGCTGGACGCGAGCGCCACGAGTTACGGGATCGACATCCACCCCGTCGGCTACGTCGAGCAGCACGTCGTGGGTGCGGCCCTGATCGATGCGACCGGAACCGCCTTCTCGATGTTCCTGCTGAAGGTTGCGGTGCTCATCCCCGCCGTCTACATCCTCGAGATGTACCGGCGTGAGGGGGACCCCGGCCTCTGGCACCTCATCCTGCTCGCCATGATCGTCGTCGGCATGGCGCCGGGGATACGCGATCTCGCCCGGATGGTGCTCCATGTCTGA
- a CDS encoding NAD(P)-dependent glycerol-1-phosphate dehydrogenase has translation MSADRINLLRTKVFDKSKWMQLPRDVVIGHDVIEQIPAVCEDLALGDSVLIVSGGQTRDIAGKRVEALLAGSYDVVTFAANDGNPFETIRKAEEAAATAGFVIGVGGGRVIDTAKIASYNTDRHFISVPTAASHDGIASSRASVPTADGNVSLAAEPPIAVVADTAVIASAPHRLLASGCADIIANYTAILDWELSHRLRGEPLSEYALTLSRMTAEILFKNADLIKPHSEESAWLVTKALVSSGVAMSIAGSSRPGSGGEHKFSHALEKLAPGKGLHGEKCGIGAIITMYLHGGDWEGIRDSLKKIGAPTTPAAIGVDDETAVAALLAARTIRPERFTILDMGLTEESARDLVKMLYRE, from the coding sequence ATGAGCGCAGACCGCATAAACCTACTCAGAACCAAGGTCTTCGACAAGTCGAAATGGATGCAGCTCCCCCGTGACGTCGTCATCGGCCACGATGTCATCGAGCAGATCCCGGCTGTCTGCGAAGATCTTGCCCTCGGCGACTCTGTGCTCATCGTATCGGGTGGTCAAACAAGGGATATCGCCGGGAAGAGGGTCGAGGCGCTCCTTGCCGGTTCCTACGACGTCGTGACGTTCGCCGCGAACGATGGCAATCCCTTTGAGACGATCAGGAAGGCCGAGGAAGCGGCGGCAACGGCAGGGTTCGTCATCGGCGTCGGTGGGGGCCGGGTCATCGACACGGCGAAGATCGCCTCCTACAACACCGACCGCCACTTCATCAGCGTTCCCACCGCCGCATCACATGACGGGATCGCCTCGTCGCGTGCCTCGGTGCCGACCGCCGACGGGAACGTCTCGCTCGCGGCCGAACCCCCCATCGCCGTCGTCGCCGACACCGCCGTCATCGCGTCGGCGCCCCACCGGCTGCTGGCGTCCGGGTGTGCGGACATCATCGCGAACTACACCGCAATCCTCGACTGGGAACTCTCCCACCGTCTCCGGGGCGAACCGCTCTCGGAGTACGCGCTGACGCTCTCCCGGATGACCGCCGAGATCCTCTTTAAGAACGCAGACCTCATCAAACCCCACTCCGAGGAGAGTGCCTGGCTGGTGACGAAAGCGCTGGTTTCTTCAGGTGTCGCGATGAGTATCGCGGGGTCGTCCCGGCCCGGGAGCGGCGGCGAGCACAAGTTCTCCCACGCGCTGGAGAAACTCGCGCCGGGGAAGGGGCTCCACGGGGAGAAGTGCGGGATCGGGGCGATCATCACGATGTACCTCCACGGCGGGGACTGGGAGGGGATCCGCGACTCGCTCAAGAAGATCGGCGCACCGACGACCCCCGCCGCGATCGGGGTCGACGACGAGACGGCCGTTGCGGCGCTGCTCGCCGCGAGGACTATCCGGCCGGAACGGTTCACCATACTGGATATGGGATTGACCGAGGAGTCGGCGCGGGATCTGGTGAAGATGCTCTACCGGGAGTGA